One region of Nitrospinaceae bacterium genomic DNA includes:
- a CDS encoding ketol-acid reductoisomerase: MTNIYYEKQADLKYIQKKTIAIIGYGSQGHAHARNLHDSGIKVVVGLRKESHFWDRAKKDGLNVMTVPEATKAADILMILIPDDKQRAMYESDIAPHLEKGMALAWGHGFNIHFGQIVPPETVDVFMIAPKGPGHLVRRTYEQGAGVPCLMAIYQDPSGSTKDVALAYAKGIGGTRAGVLETSFQEETETDLFGEQAVLCGGVTELIRAGFDTLVEAGYNPDLAYFECLHELKLIVDLVYEGGIGNMRYSISTTAAYGDVTRGPRLITQETRAEMKKILQEIQSGSFAREFILENQANRPVFNARLKQDANHLIETVGEKLRSMMPFVGEKLK; this comes from the coding sequence TTGACGAACATCTATTACGAAAAACAGGCGGACCTGAAATACATCCAGAAAAAAACAATTGCCATTATAGGCTATGGAAGCCAGGGCCACGCGCACGCCAGAAATCTACACGACAGCGGCATCAAGGTCGTGGTCGGATTGCGCAAAGAGAGCCATTTCTGGGACCGGGCCAAAAAAGACGGGTTGAACGTGATGACGGTTCCGGAAGCGACCAAAGCCGCTGATATTCTGATGATCCTGATCCCGGATGACAAGCAAAGGGCCATGTATGAAAGCGACATCGCGCCGCATCTGGAAAAGGGCATGGCGCTTGCCTGGGGTCATGGGTTCAACATCCATTTTGGTCAAATCGTTCCTCCAGAAACGGTGGATGTGTTCATGATCGCACCCAAAGGTCCGGGCCATCTGGTGCGGCGCACCTACGAGCAGGGCGCCGGAGTTCCCTGCCTCATGGCGATCTATCAGGACCCGAGTGGAAGCACCAAGGACGTTGCCCTGGCCTATGCCAAGGGCATCGGCGGCACACGCGCCGGCGTTCTCGAGACCAGTTTTCAGGAGGAAACCGAAACCGACCTTTTTGGCGAACAGGCCGTGCTCTGCGGCGGCGTCACCGAGTTGATCCGTGCCGGTTTCGACACCCTGGTCGAAGCGGGCTACAACCCGGACCTGGCCTACTTTGAATGTTTGCACGAATTGAAACTGATCGTCGACCTGGTTTATGAGGGCGGCATCGGCAACATGCGCTACTCGATCAGCACCACAGCCGCCTATGGCGATGTGACCCGCGGACCCAGACTCATCACTCAGGAAACGCGCGCTGAGATGAAGAAAATTTTGCAGGAAATTCAAAGTGGAAGTTTCGCCCGCGAGTTCATTTTGGAGAACCAGGCCAACCGGCCGGTGTTCAACGCCCGTCTCAAACAGGATGCCAACCATCTGATAGAAACGGTCGGAGAAAAACTGCGCAGCATGATGCCTTTTGTCGGCGAAAAACTTAAATAA
- a CDS encoding amino acid ABC transporter substrate-binding protein: MNVNRNLVVFFIAFFLAVIPWQPVRSAEADSSANFQKILKTGTLRVGVSFFTPWVFKDKKGELAGFEIDVAKKLAKDMGLTARFVPHDWDRLIPALLNDEIDIIIAGMAITPYRALKVNFSQPYATAGVNLATNLALTKDIKSLKEINQKKIKIGVVAKTVAEDLARKVFEKALLKTYKTSEEVKADLISGKIHVYLESKPIPQFLALEHPDKIDVPLSKPLLTTKAGFAIKKGDPDFLNFLNSWIIARETDTWLKSIHDFWFTSLKWRQKFIQ; this comes from the coding sequence ATGAATGTGAATCGAAATCTTGTTGTATTTTTTATTGCTTTTTTCCTGGCTGTGATCCCCTGGCAACCTGTCCGATCGGCTGAAGCGGATTCATCGGCGAACTTTCAGAAAATCCTGAAAACCGGAACCCTGCGAGTCGGGGTCTCTTTTTTCACTCCCTGGGTTTTTAAAGACAAAAAAGGGGAACTTGCGGGGTTTGAGATCGATGTGGCGAAAAAGCTTGCCAAGGACATGGGTCTGACGGCGCGTTTCGTTCCGCACGATTGGGACAGGTTGATCCCGGCTCTGCTGAACGATGAGATTGATATCATCATCGCAGGCATGGCCATCACCCCTTATAGGGCGTTAAAGGTCAACTTCAGTCAGCCCTATGCAACCGCGGGAGTCAATCTGGCGACCAATCTGGCGCTCACGAAAGACATCAAGAGCCTGAAAGAAATCAATCAGAAGAAAATTAAAATCGGGGTGGTGGCTAAAACCGTGGCGGAAGATCTCGCACGAAAGGTTTTTGAAAAAGCTTTATTAAAGACTTACAAAACCTCGGAAGAGGTCAAAGCCGATCTTATTTCCGGAAAGATCCATGTTTATCTCGAATCCAAACCGATCCCGCAATTTTTGGCTTTGGAGCATCCGGATAAAATCGACGTGCCTTTATCGAAACCGCTCCTGACGACAAAGGCGGGATTTGCCATTAAAAAGGGCGACCCGGATTTTCTAAATTTTCTCAACTCCTGGATCATTGCCCGGGAAACCGACACCTGGTTAAAATCCATTCACGATTTTTGGTTCACTTCCTTGAAATGGCGACAGAAATTTATTCAATAA
- the ilvN gene encoding acetolactate synthase small subunit has protein sequence MFSGRGFNIESLNVAETNDPDISRMTIVTRGDDAKVEQITKQLNKLVDVIKVVDLTEENFVDREMILVKMNAETRVREEILRIVEIFRAKVVDVSANTYTIEITGNESKIKGFMDLLQPLGIQEVVRSGRIAISRGTKSIN, from the coding sequence TTGTTCAGTGGCCGGGGGTTCAATATCGAAAGTTTGAACGTCGCCGAGACCAATGATCCCGATATCTCGCGCATGACCATCGTCACCCGCGGAGACGATGCGAAAGTAGAGCAAATCACCAAACAATTGAACAAGCTGGTCGATGTCATCAAAGTGGTGGACCTCACAGAAGAAAATTTTGTCGACCGGGAGATGATTCTGGTTAAAATGAACGCTGAAACCCGGGTCCGCGAAGAAATTTTAAGAATTGTCGAAATTTTCCGAGCCAAAGTGGTGGATGTCAGCGCCAATACCTATACCATTGAAATCACCGGCAACGAATCGAAGATAAAAGGGTTCATGGACCTTCTTCAACCCCTGGGAATTCAGGAAGTGGTCCGCTCGGGCAGAATCGCCATCAGCCGTGGAACCAAATCAATCAACTAA
- a CDS encoding DNA-directed DNA polymerase, which translates to MHVHLNCHSNYSLLAGANGIDDLVQAASRMGFSALALTDTHGLYGAVQFYRSAREAGIRPIFGAEINETGNPAAPEGLNGRRAVLLAKNRTGLGEICRVVSDRHLQENFSLTDCLKQLTGHVIVLCPNEEILKATLQERGDRNIYAELTRAGESWSRSTRLMSFARAQGLPCAATNRAFFVREQDWPVHRLLSAIRTNSTIHSLAREAVVDPEAWLKPESEMLRLFSDCPEAIRNTRLIAEQCDVSLSIGELKMPPFEDFPVGENHSSYLRKLAWAGIQKHYHPVTSAVEERVRYELDVIDHLNFASYFLLVWDVVREAGTRGIPMVCRGSAANSVVCKALDITEVDPIRYNLYFERFLNPKRVDFPDIDIDFPWNRRDEMLDYVFQKYGHENVALISTHIHLRGRSALREVGKALGVSVPEIDAFTSQLPFSAGLSQLEKARAEVPECCGLPLEDEPYRSMIAWGKKIEGFPRHLSIHCGGIVVSPEPITNFIPLQKTPKGFVVTQYDMYPVEDMGLLKIDLLAQKGLAVEADAVRAVKMHYGKALDFSRIDPTQDEKTKALIKNGDSMGCFYIESPGMRNLLQKLEVDSFEMLTAASSIIRPGVSESGMMRAFIDRHNGKEAVQYLHPMMEPILRETYGVMIYQEDVIKVANAIAGMSLSEAEGLRKCMSKKRDWESMENYKARFLSGALKNGVCKTVSEEIWREMESFGGYAFCKGHSASFALVSYRAAFLKAHYPSEFMAAVLSNRGGFYDAGAYLEEARRMGLEILLPHVNHSRYEFSAEFAREEPGNRKKFIGQDRRNAIRAGLMQVRNLSRASISAILKNREQGPYRSLRDFLARVEMDDSEVETLIYCGAFDGMRSARLELMWEFLQLRTARRKSIKEGTTLFPEHDLDACTNVLPWCEKDYTLHEKLRAELECLDLTVSDHILRLYDADCRKPIIAKDLRRYSGKFVTLVGWVVAYKRTRTAKNELMKFLTLEDRTATFEVTVFPGVYRRVGHILKNRGPFIVKGFVEQEGRCYSVTAHWLGVLSARTETGNRA; encoded by the coding sequence ATGCATGTCCATTTGAATTGTCACAGCAATTATTCCCTTCTGGCCGGAGCGAACGGGATCGATGATCTTGTGCAGGCTGCTTCCCGAATGGGATTTTCGGCTCTGGCCCTCACGGACACGCACGGTCTTTATGGAGCCGTGCAATTTTACCGCTCCGCCCGGGAGGCGGGTATCCGGCCCATCTTCGGAGCGGAGATCAACGAAACCGGGAACCCGGCGGCGCCGGAAGGTTTGAACGGGCGGCGGGCGGTTCTGCTGGCAAAAAACCGGACGGGACTTGGGGAAATCTGCCGGGTTGTCAGCGACCGGCATTTGCAGGAAAACTTTTCCCTGACGGACTGTTTAAAGCAATTGACCGGCCACGTGATTGTCCTTTGCCCGAATGAGGAAATCCTCAAAGCCACTCTTCAAGAGCGGGGAGACCGGAATATTTACGCCGAACTCACGCGGGCGGGCGAATCCTGGAGCCGATCCACCCGGCTGATGTCTTTTGCGCGCGCACAGGGTTTGCCCTGTGCGGCCACCAACCGCGCTTTTTTTGTCCGCGAGCAGGACTGGCCGGTCCACCGGCTTCTTTCAGCGATACGAACAAACTCTACCATTCACTCTTTAGCCAGGGAAGCCGTGGTCGATCCTGAGGCATGGTTGAAACCGGAAAGCGAAATGCTGCGGTTGTTTTCGGATTGCCCGGAAGCCATTCGCAACACCCGGTTGATCGCCGAACAATGCGACGTTTCCCTGTCGATCGGCGAACTGAAAATGCCGCCGTTCGAAGATTTCCCTGTGGGTGAGAATCACTCTTCCTATCTTCGGAAACTGGCCTGGGCAGGAATCCAAAAACATTACCATCCGGTCACTTCCGCTGTTGAGGAGAGGGTTCGCTACGAACTGGACGTCATCGACCATTTGAACTTTGCGTCCTACTTCCTTCTGGTCTGGGACGTGGTTCGGGAGGCGGGAACGAGGGGAATCCCTATGGTTTGCAGAGGCTCCGCCGCCAACAGCGTGGTGTGCAAGGCGCTGGATATCACAGAAGTCGATCCCATTCGCTACAACCTTTACTTCGAGCGGTTTTTGAACCCAAAGCGAGTCGATTTCCCGGACATCGATATCGACTTTCCCTGGAACCGGCGCGATGAAATGCTCGATTACGTGTTCCAAAAATATGGCCACGAAAACGTGGCGCTCATTTCCACCCATATCCATTTACGAGGCCGGTCGGCTCTTCGGGAAGTGGGGAAGGCCCTTGGCGTTTCTGTTCCTGAAATCGACGCGTTCACCTCACAATTGCCTTTTTCGGCCGGGCTTTCTCAACTGGAGAAGGCCAGGGCGGAGGTGCCGGAATGCTGCGGTCTTCCTCTTGAGGATGAGCCGTACCGGTCGATGATCGCCTGGGGAAAAAAGATCGAAGGGTTTCCGCGTCATCTGTCCATTCATTGCGGGGGCATCGTTGTGAGCCCTGAACCCATCACGAATTTCATTCCTCTTCAGAAAACTCCCAAGGGGTTTGTGGTCACTCAATATGATATGTACCCCGTCGAAGATATGGGCCTGTTAAAAATTGACCTGCTCGCTCAAAAGGGACTGGCGGTGGAAGCCGATGCGGTTCGTGCGGTCAAAATGCATTACGGCAAAGCGCTTGATTTTTCCCGGATCGACCCCACCCAGGACGAAAAAACCAAAGCTCTCATCAAAAACGGCGACAGCATGGGTTGTTTTTATATTGAATCCCCCGGAATGCGCAACCTTCTCCAAAAGCTGGAAGTGGACTCTTTCGAAATGTTGACGGCGGCCAGCTCCATCATTCGGCCCGGAGTTTCGGAAAGCGGCATGATGAGGGCTTTCATCGACCGCCATAACGGCAAGGAGGCGGTCCAGTATCTTCACCCGATGATGGAACCGATTCTAAGAGAAACCTATGGAGTCATGATTTATCAGGAAGATGTCATCAAGGTGGCGAATGCAATCGCTGGAATGAGCTTGAGCGAAGCTGAGGGGTTGCGCAAATGCATGAGCAAGAAGCGCGACTGGGAAAGCATGGAAAATTACAAAGCCCGATTCCTTTCCGGCGCCCTTAAAAACGGTGTGTGCAAAACGGTGTCCGAGGAAATCTGGAGGGAAATGGAGAGTTTCGGTGGGTACGCTTTCTGCAAGGGCCACAGCGCTTCGTTTGCTTTGGTTTCCTACCGGGCCGCCTTCCTGAAAGCGCATTATCCTTCCGAATTCATGGCGGCCGTGCTGTCCAACAGAGGCGGGTTTTACGACGCCGGAGCCTATTTAGAAGAAGCCCGCCGGATGGGCCTGGAAATTCTTTTGCCCCACGTCAACCACAGCCGTTACGAGTTTTCGGCGGAATTTGCTCGCGAGGAGCCGGGGAACAGGAAAAAATTTATCGGACAAGACAGGCGCAACGCCATTCGGGCGGGGCTCATGCAGGTGAGAAACCTGAGCCGCGCGAGCATCAGCGCCATTTTGAAAAACCGGGAGCAAGGGCCTTATCGTTCTTTAAGGGATTTTTTAGCGCGGGTTGAGATGGATGACAGTGAAGTGGAAACTCTCATTTATTGCGGTGCGTTTGATGGCATGCGAAGTGCGCGGCTCGAACTGATGTGGGAGTTTCTACAGCTGCGGACGGCGAGGCGGAAATCGATAAAAGAAGGTACGACTTTATTTCCTGAACATGATCTGGATGCCTGCACAAACGTTCTGCCCTGGTGTGAAAAAGACTACACCCTGCATGAAAAATTGCGGGCGGAACTGGAGTGTCTCGATTTAACCGTCTCTGATCATATCTTGCGCCTTTACGATGCCGATTGCCGCAAACCGATCATTGCAAAGGATCTTCGCCGGTATTCAGGTAAGTTTGTTACGCTGGTCGGCTGGGTGGTTGCCTACAAGCGGACGCGCACGGCTAAAAATGAATTGATGAAATTTTTGACGCTGGAAGATAGAACGGCCACGTTTGAGGTGACCGTTTTCCCGGGAGTCTACCGCCGGGTGGGTCATATTTTGAAGAACCGTGGCCCCTTTATCGTGAAAGGATTCGTAGAGCAAGAGGGCCGGTGCTATAGCGTTACCGCTCACTGGCTCGGGGTATTGAGCGCAAGAACTGAAACCGGGAACCGTGCTTAA
- the nth_2 gene encoding endonuclease III, translated as MDNKQISVVIRRIKRAAVHWKTPVVTEISRRKEPFRVLVSCILSLRTRDEVTDAASERLYAQADSPQKLLTLKAGQIEKAIYPAAFYRNKAQTLLDLSRELIDHYGGAVPDTLDGLLALKGVGRKTANLTLILGHGKMGICVDTHVHRISNRWGYVATKSPDATEMALREKLPKKYWMEYNDLLVTFGQNCCKPLSPFCSQCCVSEQCEKNGVEKHR; from the coding sequence GTGGATAATAAGCAAATTTCCGTTGTGATTCGAAGAATCAAACGCGCGGCGGTTCATTGGAAAACCCCGGTGGTGACCGAAATCAGCCGGAGGAAGGAGCCGTTTCGGGTGCTGGTCAGTTGTATTCTCAGTTTGCGCACCCGCGATGAAGTGACGGACGCCGCCTCGGAACGCTTGTACGCCCAGGCGGACAGCCCGCAGAAATTGCTGACCCTGAAAGCGGGACAAATCGAAAAAGCGATTTATCCCGCCGCCTTTTACCGGAATAAGGCGCAAACCCTTCTCGATTTGAGCCGTGAACTGATCGACCATTACGGCGGCGCGGTTCCCGATACCCTGGATGGATTGCTTGCCTTAAAAGGAGTGGGGCGAAAAACCGCCAATCTGACCCTGATTCTGGGGCACGGGAAAATGGGCATCTGCGTCGACACCCATGTGCACCGGATATCCAACCGCTGGGGCTATGTGGCGACGAAATCTCCTGACGCAACCGAAATGGCGCTGCGGGAAAAACTTCCTAAAAAGTACTGGATGGAATACAACGACCTTTTGGTCACTTTCGGGCAAAACTGTTGCAAACCGCTTTCACCTTTCTGCAGTCAGTGCTGTGTGTCCGAGCAATGCGAAAAAAACGGGGTGGAGAAACACCGCTGA
- the psd gene encoding phosphatidylserine decarboxylase proenzyme, producing the protein MVKLIADLAALLQKKLLSKIPNFAEDAFLFLFPLGILAVILLVASIFSTFAGFLVCLVIMGLIICFFRDPERTVDDDSPNAVASPADGTINHIIENEENPFTGESCTRVTIFLSVLDVHINRIPMTGTIERIDLKKDGKYLVADMPAASAENVQNALVIKNGNTTVVVKQIVGLIARRIVCWAKEGDACERGQRYGLIRFGSRVDLLLPADTKIVVQEGGRVEGGKTIIGYLNSMP; encoded by the coding sequence ATGGTCAAGTTAATCGCCGATTTGGCGGCCCTGCTGCAAAAAAAGCTACTGAGCAAAATACCGAACTTTGCGGAAGACGCTTTTCTATTTCTCTTCCCTTTGGGAATACTGGCGGTCATTCTGCTGGTAGCCTCCATTTTTTCGACATTCGCGGGTTTTCTGGTTTGCCTGGTCATCATGGGTCTTATCATTTGCTTTTTCCGCGATCCGGAACGCACCGTTGATGACGATTCACCCAATGCCGTGGCTTCGCCGGCGGATGGAACCATCAACCACATTATTGAAAATGAAGAGAACCCATTCACCGGGGAAAGTTGTACACGGGTCACCATTTTCCTGAGTGTGCTGGACGTGCATATCAACCGCATTCCCATGACGGGAACCATTGAGCGCATCGATCTCAAAAAAGACGGCAAATATCTGGTTGCGGACATGCCAGCCGCTTCGGCGGAAAATGTCCAGAACGCCCTGGTGATTAAAAATGGAAACACCACGGTCGTCGTCAAACAGATCGTCGGCTTGATCGCACGCCGGATCGTTTGCTGGGCTAAAGAAGGCGATGCATGCGAACGGGGACAACGCTACGGCCTGATCCGCTTTGGCTCCAGAGTCGACCTCCTGCTTCCGGCGGACACTAAAATAGTGGTCCAGGAGGGAGGGAGAGTGGAAGGCGGAAAA
- a CDS encoding dioxygenase yields MSNYKMPALFLGHGSPMYVIEENPFAKRWEILGKSLPRPKAILSISAHWETSGTFVTGMEHPRTIHDFGNFPQPLYDIQYPAKGNLELAERIQSLVTETEVGLDHKWGLDHGTWAVLIKMYPIADIPVLQLSLDRGLTPKDHYEIGRQLKPLRDEGVLILGSGNIVHNLSQMSFDPKDKPADWAVEFDEQIKQFLLKGDHQGIINYESLGEIARLSAPTSEHFIPLIYTVALQEKDERVTFPVEGMVPKGVSMRGVMVL; encoded by the coding sequence ATGTCTAATTACAAAATGCCGGCGCTTTTTCTGGGGCATGGAAGCCCCATGTATGTGATCGAAGAAAATCCGTTCGCAAAACGATGGGAAATTTTAGGAAAAAGTCTTCCCAGGCCGAAAGCGATATTATCGATTTCCGCCCACTGGGAAACGAGCGGAACCTTTGTGACCGGAATGGAGCATCCGCGCACGATTCACGATTTCGGGAATTTTCCACAGCCTTTGTATGATATTCAATATCCGGCAAAAGGAAATCTTGAGCTTGCTGAAAGGATTCAATCCCTGGTCACCGAGACCGAAGTGGGTTTGGACCACAAGTGGGGGCTGGATCATGGAACCTGGGCGGTGTTGATCAAAATGTATCCAATTGCGGATATTCCTGTTCTTCAGTTGAGTCTTGACCGAGGATTGACTCCAAAAGATCATTATGAAATCGGCAGGCAGTTAAAACCTTTGAGGGACGAAGGCGTTTTGATTCTGGGCAGTGGAAACATCGTGCATAATCTCAGCCAGATGAGTTTTGATCCTAAAGATAAGCCCGCGGATTGGGCAGTCGAGTTTGATGAACAAATCAAGCAATTCCTCTTAAAGGGAGATCATCAAGGAATCATTAATTATGAATCTTTGGGTGAGATTGCTCGTCTATCCGCCCCGACATCAGAGCATTTCATTCCACTGATTTATACCGTTGCCTTGCAGGAAAAAGATGAGAGGGTCACCTTTCCCGTCGAAGGAATGGTGCCGAAAGGCGTGTCGATGCGCGGAGTCATGGTCTTATAG
- the hyfR gene encoding hydrogenase-4 transcriptional activator: MDKKENKNFQFENIRTLLLAMPQERCVSSLLEMVVQKSSEDPFLALTRIWLIRPGDICSSCKLREQCLDQTLCLHLVAEKYGPGHQPDTESINDDYTRIPLGVGKVGRCAVTGETVDAVGLDEDMPFAVSKRWSAKSDVIGLALQPLVHQGKVLGVLGSVPWKEAEIEGEGLFWSRLVADQLAASITNAEAFEKIEELNKQLEDDYEYLSQELVESQSFGDIIGHSPSLNNVVQQIKMVAKTDANVLITGESGTGKELVAREIHQRSDRSKRPLIKVNCASIPKDLYESEFFGHVRGSFTGAIQDRKGRFELANGGTLFLDEVGEIPLDVQSKLLRVLQEGEYERIGDERTKQTDVRILAATNRDLKQDTTKGLFRQDLFYRLNVFPIELPPLKERKEDIPLLVNHFIRLIARKFNKPIKPLPPGKISRLQKYDWPGNIRELQNLLERAVITSQKGNLKFDLPKMDEREEFATDKQTSETKVEEVLTEKQMRQHEQENMLRALNQCGGKIHGKDGAAQLLGVKPTTLATRIKAMGLKKMYSQK, from the coding sequence ATGGATAAAAAGGAGAACAAAAACTTTCAATTTGAAAATATAAGGACTCTTCTTCTGGCGATGCCTCAGGAAAGATGTGTTTCCTCTCTCCTGGAAATGGTGGTGCAGAAATCCTCCGAAGACCCCTTTCTTGCTCTCACACGCATCTGGCTGATCCGCCCAGGCGACATCTGCAGTTCCTGCAAATTGCGAGAGCAATGTCTTGACCAGACCCTTTGCCTGCATCTTGTGGCGGAAAAATACGGACCCGGTCACCAGCCGGACACAGAATCAATAAATGATGACTACACGCGGATTCCGTTGGGTGTGGGCAAGGTAGGCCGATGCGCGGTTACCGGCGAAACGGTCGATGCTGTGGGCCTGGATGAAGATATGCCTTTCGCGGTGTCCAAACGCTGGTCCGCGAAGTCCGATGTCATCGGTCTGGCGCTTCAGCCTCTTGTCCACCAGGGAAAGGTGCTGGGTGTGCTTGGCAGTGTTCCCTGGAAAGAAGCGGAAATCGAGGGAGAAGGTTTGTTCTGGAGTCGCCTGGTTGCTGATCAACTTGCCGCATCCATCACCAACGCCGAGGCGTTCGAAAAGATTGAAGAACTAAATAAACAACTGGAAGACGACTATGAATATCTGAGTCAGGAGTTGGTGGAATCTCAGTCCTTCGGAGACATCATTGGCCACAGCCCTTCCTTGAACAACGTTGTTCAGCAAATCAAAATGGTCGCAAAAACGGATGCCAACGTTTTGATCACCGGTGAATCGGGAACCGGAAAAGAACTGGTCGCACGTGAGATTCACCAGAGAAGTGACCGTTCGAAAAGACCTTTAATAAAAGTCAATTGCGCATCCATCCCCAAGGACCTGTACGAGAGTGAATTTTTCGGTCATGTAAGAGGATCGTTCACCGGAGCCATTCAGGATAGAAAGGGTCGATTTGAATTGGCCAATGGGGGAACCTTGTTTCTGGATGAGGTCGGGGAAATTCCATTGGATGTTCAAAGCAAACTTCTGCGTGTCTTACAGGAAGGGGAATACGAGCGGATAGGAGATGAGCGCACGAAACAAACCGATGTTCGAATTCTTGCCGCGACCAACCGGGATCTCAAACAAGATACGACAAAAGGACTCTTTCGGCAGGACCTGTTCTACCGGTTAAACGTTTTCCCAATAGAACTGCCTCCATTAAAGGAACGCAAAGAGGACATTCCATTGCTGGTCAACCACTTCATCCGCCTGATTGCGAGAAAATTCAACAAGCCCATCAAACCCTTGCCGCCAGGAAAGATATCCAGGCTTCAAAAATACGACTGGCCTGGAAATATCAGGGAACTGCAAAATCTTTTGGAACGGGCGGTTATTACTTCCCAGAAAGGCAATTTAAAGTTCGACCTTCCAAAAATGGATGAAAGGGAAGAATTTGCAACGGATAAACAAACTTCTGAAACAAAAGTTGAAGAAGTCTTAACTGAAAAACAAATGCGACAACATGAGCAAGAAAATATGCTTCGCGCTCTGAATCAATGTGGTGGGAAAATTCATGGAAAAGATGGGGCGGCGCAACTTTTAGGGGTCAAACCCACGACCCTGGCCACACGTATCAAGGCAATGGGCCTGAAAAAAATGTATTCTCAAAAATAA
- a CDS encoding cytochrome b produces MENPNAPKEFGTMAKFFHWTIFLIILFEFVIAIIMYGVATKEYHPKDLFTIHKSMGVLFFFLAVARLTWRKLTPLPAWPESMTEFEKKAFHFTEIGLYTVMIVMPLSGYIFSLAGGHGFKFFGLFQIPDLIGKSDLLSSIGKYIHRITAFLIVGFVAAHVALILRRHFDSKDKFIERMSFLKSDK; encoded by the coding sequence ATGGAAAATCCGAACGCACCCAAAGAATTTGGAACAATGGCAAAATTTTTTCACTGGACTATTTTTCTTATCATTCTATTTGAATTTGTAATCGCCATCATTATGTATGGAGTGGCCACCAAGGAGTATCACCCCAAGGATTTATTTACGATTCATAAATCCATGGGAGTCCTGTTTTTCTTTTTAGCTGTTGCCCGACTGACGTGGAGGAAACTCACTCCTTTGCCTGCCTGGCCGGAATCGATGACGGAGTTTGAAAAGAAGGCTTTTCATTTTACGGAAATTGGATTGTACACGGTCATGATTGTGATGCCGTTGAGCGGATACATTTTTTCTTTGGCCGGAGGGCACGGCTTTAAATTTTTCGGGCTGTTCCAAATTCCCGACCTGATAGGAAAAAGCGACCTGTTATCCAGCATTGGAAAATACATCCACAGGATCACAGCGTTCTTGATCGTTGGGTTCGTCGCCGCCCACGTCGCATTGATCCTGAGACGTCATTTTGATTCGAAGGACAAATTCATCGAAAGAATGTCCTTTTTGAAGTCAGATAAATAA
- the rph gene encoding ribonuclease PH, with translation MARNEGRANNEMRKVKVTKNFIIYPAGSVLIQVGKTKVSCAATVENKVPPFLRDKKTGWVTAEYSMMPSSTHTRTTREASRGKLSGRTQEIQRLIGRSLRTVVDLEQLGERTVWIDCDVIQADGGTRCASITGAFIALSLALKKLKKEKVIETIPIKDYVAAISVGIAGGNNILDLDYDEDSSAAVDLNIVKTGSGGFVEVQGTAEKEPFSNKQMESMLSLADKGIKELIAIQKKVLGD, from the coding sequence ATGGCAAGAAATGAAGGTCGGGCCAACAACGAAATGCGGAAGGTCAAAGTCACCAAAAATTTTATCATTTATCCGGCTGGATCGGTGCTCATTCAAGTGGGAAAAACCAAAGTCAGTTGCGCCGCCACCGTAGAAAATAAAGTGCCTCCCTTCCTGCGCGACAAAAAAACCGGGTGGGTCACCGCCGAATATTCCATGATGCCGAGCTCCACCCACACGCGAACCACCCGTGAAGCCAGCCGGGGGAAATTGAGCGGCAGAACCCAGGAAATTCAGCGGCTGATTGGCCGGTCCTTGAGAACCGTGGTGGATCTCGAACAGTTGGGAGAACGTACCGTCTGGATCGATTGCGATGTCATTCAGGCAGACGGAGGCACTCGGTGTGCGTCTATCACGGGTGCATTTATCGCGCTTTCCCTGGCCCTGAAAAAATTAAAAAAGGAAAAAGTGATCGAAACCATCCCCATCAAGGATTACGTGGCGGCCATCAGCGTGGGGATCGCAGGCGGCAACAATATTCTCGATCTCGACTACGATGAAGATTCCAGCGCCGCGGTGGATCTGAATATCGTGAAAACCGGTTCCGGAGGGTTCGTTGAGGTTCAGGGAACCGCGGAAAAAGAACCTTTCAGCAACAAACAGATGGAGTCCATGCTCTCTTTGGCCGATAAGGGTATCAAAGAACTTATCGCCATCCAGAAGAAGGTACTGGGTGATTAA